A window of Tautonia plasticadhaerens contains these coding sequences:
- a CDS encoding SulP family inorganic anion transporter codes for MSTIMPPTAAVPGLPGAAEKPRNGLAGLKHWRQDLAAGLLVSLISLPFSLGIAVASGAPPISGIISAIIAGFVLPFLGGSYVTISGPAAGLAPALLAGMTVLGRGDLERGYPLLLVAICLTGVVQLVLARLRAARFSALFPAAVVEGMLAAIGLLIIAKQLPMLVGQPFEAHEFWHILAETPEQLGRMDPRVFGLGMASLLLIFVLAGLKSRWLRLVPPQVIVVALGTLVGIGLHLEPRYLIAIPANPLSHGLVLPDFGEMIADRALWSSLAVIVVTLTLIDGVESLATIAAIDKIDPFRRKSDPDRTLQAMGVSNICSSLAGGLTIIPGGVKSTANIMGGGRTQWANFYNACFLLIFLLFGRGLINAIPFSVLGAVLIYTGYKLCRPGVWRHIAAIGREQLALFTITVLVTLSTDLLVGIFAGIAAKLLLNAWYSLASLRTGSGARPVGWGRSASSQLASMFRNPVIGREARDGEYRIAFGGPLVCFNLLQIGRELAKIPSETRTVRLHLTDAVTLVDHTACENLLDFAEEYERSGRGHVSILGLEDLQRQSEFASCMRIRARKALEDPVDRLLDRPSTAVELLPQQTRPDLAVPPSERRREAERVLSEFDLPRDERCTLRPIDDLARWSLVQDARPDASKGRSGWPDGGRI; via the coding sequence ATGTCGACGATCATGCCCCCCACGGCGGCCGTCCCGGGATTGCCCGGGGCGGCCGAGAAACCCCGCAACGGACTGGCAGGACTGAAGCACTGGCGGCAGGACCTGGCCGCCGGGCTGCTCGTGTCCCTGATCTCGCTCCCGTTCTCCCTGGGGATCGCGGTCGCCTCCGGCGCGCCCCCGATCTCGGGGATCATTTCGGCGATCATCGCGGGGTTCGTCTTGCCCTTTTTGGGCGGTTCGTACGTGACCATCAGCGGACCGGCCGCGGGCCTGGCGCCCGCGCTGCTGGCGGGGATGACGGTGCTGGGCCGGGGCGACCTGGAGCGGGGATACCCGCTGCTGCTCGTGGCGATCTGCCTGACCGGGGTGGTGCAACTCGTGCTGGCTCGGCTCCGGGCCGCCCGCTTCAGCGCCCTTTTCCCGGCGGCGGTCGTCGAGGGGATGCTGGCGGCGATCGGCCTGCTGATCATCGCCAAGCAGCTCCCGATGCTGGTCGGCCAGCCGTTCGAGGCGCATGAGTTCTGGCATATTCTCGCCGAGACGCCCGAACAACTCGGCCGGATGGATCCGCGCGTCTTCGGCCTGGGGATGGCGAGTCTGTTGCTCATCTTCGTGCTGGCCGGCCTGAAGTCGCGGTGGCTCCGGCTGGTGCCGCCGCAGGTGATCGTCGTCGCCCTGGGCACCCTCGTGGGGATTGGCCTGCACCTGGAACCCCGATACCTCATCGCGATCCCCGCCAACCCGCTCTCGCACGGCCTGGTGCTGCCGGATTTCGGCGAGATGATCGCCGATCGGGCATTGTGGTCGTCCCTGGCGGTGATCGTCGTCACGCTGACCCTCATCGACGGCGTCGAGTCGCTGGCGACGATCGCCGCCATCGACAAGATCGACCCGTTCCGCCGAAAGTCCGATCCGGACCGGACGCTCCAGGCGATGGGCGTCTCGAACATCTGCTCCAGCCTGGCGGGCGGCCTGACGATCATCCCCGGCGGCGTCAAGAGCACGGCCAACATCATGGGGGGCGGTCGGACGCAGTGGGCCAACTTCTACAACGCCTGCTTCCTGCTCATCTTCCTCCTCTTCGGCAGGGGCCTGATCAACGCCATCCCCTTCAGCGTGCTGGGGGCGGTGCTCATCTACACCGGCTACAAGCTCTGTCGGCCGGGCGTCTGGCGGCACATCGCCGCCATCGGCCGGGAGCAGCTTGCGCTGTTCACGATCACCGTGCTGGTGACGCTCTCGACCGACCTGCTCGTCGGCATCTTCGCCGGGATCGCGGCGAAGTTGCTGCTGAATGCCTGGTACAGCCTCGCCTCGCTCCGCACCGGATCTGGTGCCCGGCCGGTCGGCTGGGGCCGGTCGGCGTCGTCGCAACTGGCGTCGATGTTCCGCAACCCCGTGATCGGCCGTGAGGCCCGAGACGGGGAGTATCGGATCGCCTTCGGGGGGCCGCTGGTCTGCTTCAATCTCCTCCAGATCGGCCGGGAGCTGGCGAAGATCCCATCGGAAACACGCACGGTGCGGCTACACCTGACCGACGCCGTGACGCTCGTCGACCACACCGCCTGCGAGAATCTCCTGGACTTCGCCGAGGAGTACGAGCGGAGCGGCCGGGGACACGTCTCGATCCTCGGGCTGGAGGACCTCCAGCGGCAATCCGAGTTCGCTTCGTGCATGCGGATCCGGGCCCGGAAGGCGCTGGAGGATCCGGTCGATCGCCTGCTGGACCGACCCTCGACGGCCGTCGAGTTGCTTCCCCAACAGACCCGCCCCGATCTGGCCGTCCCCCCGTCGGAGCGCCGTCGAGAGGCGGAACGTGTGCTGAGCGAATTCGACCTCCCGAGGGACGAGCGTTGCACGCTCAGACCGATCGACGACCTCGCCCGCTGGAGCCTCGTCCAGGATGCCCGCCCCGACGCCAGCAAGGGCCGTTCCGGATGGCCCGACGGGGGCCGGATCTAG
- a CDS encoding lysophospholipid acyltransferase family protein gives MRRMPLADEFPYRFRSPSVHPLWVRAGAVAFRQMLRRGLRIEARDVEGLDRISPLIERGDGVLIAPNHCDDADAGIVFELGMALRRPFYFMAAYQIFKGKAAFVLPRVGCFPVDREGADLRAFKTAVELLGGSPNPLVVFPEGEIYHMADRLTPIREGVAAIASSALRKRRAAGRTVWIVPVGLKYRFLDDHDPRPAMDAQMTTLEAHFRRQPRPGKPLVDRIYAFAEGAVALKEAEYLGSARSGPLPARLADLREHIVGGIEDRRLGRRKSDPMPVRVKELRRVCLDVLADPAADRGQVEQARHDLGDLFVVVQLFSYPGDYVRDCPTLERVAEVLMKLEQDTLGTPFPRPRGPRRAVVRVGEPIDVGAFSPASERPRKAAAAVTVELESRLQGLLDAIGPGRPL, from the coding sequence ATGCGACGCATGCCCCTGGCCGATGAGTTCCCCTACCGCTTCCGATCGCCGAGCGTCCATCCGCTCTGGGTCCGAGCCGGGGCGGTCGCGTTCCGGCAAATGCTCCGCCGGGGATTGCGGATCGAGGCACGAGACGTCGAGGGCCTCGACCGAATCTCCCCGTTGATCGAGCGGGGCGACGGCGTCCTGATCGCCCCGAACCACTGCGACGACGCCGACGCCGGCATCGTCTTCGAGCTGGGCATGGCCCTCCGCCGCCCCTTCTACTTCATGGCCGCCTACCAGATCTTCAAGGGCAAGGCGGCCTTCGTCTTGCCCCGGGTCGGCTGCTTCCCGGTCGACCGCGAGGGGGCCGACCTCCGAGCATTTAAGACCGCGGTCGAGCTGCTCGGCGGCAGCCCCAACCCGCTGGTCGTCTTCCCCGAGGGGGAGATCTACCACATGGCGGACCGGCTGACCCCGATCCGGGAAGGGGTGGCCGCCATCGCCTCCTCGGCGCTCAGGAAGCGGCGGGCCGCGGGCAGGACCGTGTGGATCGTCCCGGTGGGCCTGAAGTATCGGTTCCTCGACGACCACGACCCCCGGCCCGCGATGGATGCCCAGATGACCACGCTGGAGGCCCATTTCCGACGCCAGCCGAGGCCGGGCAAGCCGCTCGTCGACCGGATCTACGCCTTCGCCGAGGGGGCGGTGGCCTTGAAGGAGGCGGAATACCTCGGCTCGGCCCGATCCGGCCCGCTCCCGGCCCGGCTGGCCGACCTCCGGGAGCACATCGTCGGCGGGATCGAGGACCGACGGCTCGGGAGGAGGAAGTCCGACCCGATGCCGGTCCGCGTGAAGGAGCTGCGACGCGTCTGCCTCGACGTGCTCGCGGACCCCGCGGCGGATCGGGGCCAGGTTGAGCAGGCCCGGCACGACCTGGGCGACCTGTTCGTGGTCGTCCAGCTGTTCAGCTACCCCGGCGATTACGTGCGAGACTGCCCGACCCTGGAGCGGGTCGCCGAGGTCCTCATGAAGCTGGAGCAGGACACGCTGGGCACCCCCTTCCCCCGGCCCCGGGGGCCCCGGCGGGCGGTCGTCCGGGTCGGGGAGCCGATCGACGTCGGCGCGTTCTCCCCGGCCTCCGAGCGCCCCCGGAAGGCCGCCGCGGCCGTCACCGTCGAGCTGGAGTCCCGACTCCAAGGCCTGCTCGACGCGATCGGGCCGGGACGGCCCCTCTGA
- a CDS encoding alpha/beta hydrolase-fold protein produces MRAIPRLAPPFVLLALPVLARAFGPAEPPTPRAEPLEPIPSTTSASMPVDAHSAVPALSRRFDVTVAEGLVDEPTDGRLLVILSRRSRPEPRDAIGLPLPGSPAVLGVDAMGIAPGQVVAVDASAEGFPASGLDRLPPGDYFVQAVLMRNPDLLLIDAPGNLSSEPVPVRLDPEADGSIGLELSRIEPPEQLPGDTDLVRYVKFPSKLLSEFHGRPISLRAAVVLPRDFDREADRRYPLRVHIGGFGSRYTAARRRMAEGSSFRQMWLADDTPRFLMLFLDGAGPLGDPYQVNSANHGPYGDAITRELIPYVEEAFRGIGEGHARVLDGGSTGGWVSIALQVFYPDFFNGCWSSCPDSVDFRSFQLVNIYEDPNAYTSPDGTPRTAFRREDGTPVYAMREECQLENALGLGDSWTMSGGQWGSWNATYGPKGADGRPVPLWDPDTGAIDRSVLDHWARYDLRRILEADWATLGPKLRGKLHIWVGEADNFFLEDAVHRLDAFLRAADPPFEGTIAYGDGEGHCWSGITEAEMMRQMAGAVASGAS; encoded by the coding sequence ATGAGAGCGATCCCGAGGCTCGCGCCCCCCTTCGTCCTGCTCGCCCTCCCGGTCCTGGCCCGGGCCTTCGGCCCCGCCGAGCCCCCGACCCCCCGAGCCGAGCCCTTGGAACCGATCCCCTCGACGACCTCCGCCTCGATGCCGGTGGACGCCCACTCGGCCGTACCAGCCCTGTCACGCCGGTTCGATGTGACCGTGGCCGAAGGCCTGGTCGACGAGCCGACCGACGGGCGGCTCCTCGTGATCCTCTCCCGACGTTCCCGGCCCGAGCCGAGGGACGCGATCGGCCTGCCGCTGCCGGGTTCTCCCGCCGTGCTCGGGGTCGACGCGATGGGGATCGCCCCGGGGCAGGTCGTGGCGGTCGACGCCTCGGCCGAGGGCTTCCCCGCCTCGGGGCTCGACCGCCTGCCGCCCGGCGATTACTTCGTCCAGGCGGTGCTGATGCGGAACCCCGACTTGCTGCTGATCGACGCCCCCGGCAACCTCTCCAGCGAACCGGTCCCCGTCCGCCTCGACCCGGAGGCCGACGGATCGATCGGGCTCGAACTCTCCCGGATCGAGCCTCCAGAGCAATTGCCGGGCGACACGGACCTCGTCCGCTACGTGAAGTTCCCCTCGAAGCTGCTGAGCGAGTTCCACGGCCGGCCGATCTCCCTGAGGGCCGCCGTCGTCCTGCCCCGCGACTTCGATCGGGAGGCCGATCGCCGCTACCCGCTCCGGGTCCACATCGGCGGGTTCGGGTCCCGGTACACGGCCGCCCGTCGTCGGATGGCCGAAGGGTCCTCATTCCGGCAGATGTGGCTGGCCGACGACACGCCCCGGTTCCTGATGCTCTTCCTCGACGGCGCCGGGCCGCTTGGCGACCCGTACCAGGTGAACTCGGCCAATCACGGTCCGTATGGAGACGCGATCACCCGGGAATTGATCCCCTACGTCGAGGAGGCCTTCCGGGGGATCGGCGAGGGGCATGCCCGGGTGCTCGACGGCGGTTCGACCGGGGGCTGGGTGTCGATCGCGCTCCAGGTCTTCTACCCGGATTTCTTCAATGGCTGCTGGTCGAGCTGCCCCGACAGCGTCGACTTCCGTTCGTTCCAGCTCGTGAACATTTACGAGGACCCCAACGCCTACACCTCCCCCGACGGCACCCCCCGCACCGCTTTCCGGCGCGAGGATGGCACGCCCGTCTACGCGATGCGAGAGGAGTGCCAGCTCGAGAACGCATTGGGCCTCGGTGATTCCTGGACGATGTCCGGCGGCCAGTGGGGCTCCTGGAACGCCACCTACGGCCCGAAGGGGGCCGACGGTCGGCCGGTTCCACTCTGGGATCCCGACACCGGCGCGATCGACCGGTCCGTCCTCGACCACTGGGCCCGCTACGACCTCCGCCGGATCCTGGAAGCGGACTGGGCGACCCTCGGCCCGAAGCTCCGGGGCAAGCTGCACATCTGGGTCGGCGAGGCGGACAACTTCTTCCTCGAAGACGCCGTCCACCGCCTCGACGCCTTCCTCCGGGCCGCCGACCCGCCCTTCGAGGGGACCATCGCCTATGGCGACGGCGAGGGCCACTGCTGGTCCGGCATCACCGAGGCCGAGATGATGCGACAGATGGCCGGGGCGGTCGCCTCGGGAGCATCCTGA
- a CDS encoding GNAT family N-acetyltransferase, translating into MTTTIRPFLESDRPILREMTIAAFEGVSIDHNIDRVLGPIAAQDWRIRKGRHVDDDLDAPGGEIAVAVEEDGTVVGYVSMRCDREALVGQIPNLAVSADRRGQGIGRLLLEHAIARFTELGMAVARIETLEQNPVGRHLYPSVGFREVARQIHFAMSLSVEDGEQAPR; encoded by the coding sequence ATGACGACCACCATCCGCCCCTTCCTCGAATCCGACCGCCCCATCCTCCGCGAGATGACCATCGCCGCGTTCGAGGGGGTGTCGATCGACCATAACATCGACCGCGTGCTCGGCCCGATCGCCGCCCAGGACTGGAGGATCCGCAAGGGGAGGCACGTCGACGACGACCTCGACGCCCCCGGCGGGGAGATCGCCGTGGCGGTCGAGGAGGACGGGACGGTGGTCGGCTATGTGTCGATGCGGTGCGATCGGGAGGCGCTGGTGGGGCAGATCCCGAACCTGGCCGTTTCGGCCGATCGGCGGGGGCAGGGGATCGGCCGCCTGCTGCTCGAACATGCGATCGCGCGATTCACGGAACTGGGGATGGCCGTCGCCCGGATCGAGACGCTGGAGCAGAACCCGGTCGGCCGGCACCTCTACCCGTCGGTCGGCTTCCGGGAGGTCGCCCGTCAGATCCACTTCGCCATGTCGCTATCGGTCGAGGACGGGGAGCAGGCGCCGAGATGA
- a CDS encoding sugar ABC transporter ATP-binding protein, with product MNTDDIDTLILGGPEGTVPRLWMEQIAKHFGGVHALEGVTVKSYAGEVHAICGENGAGKSTLMKILAGAIAEYEGRILFDGKPVRFDGPRDAEDAGIRIIYQELNLVPELSVAANIFLGRERTNRLGLLDDREMERLAAALFERLGTPIPVRARVADLRIGDQQLVEIAKALAFDAAVVIMDEPTSALSDAEVARLFRVIGDLKASGTMVLYISHKMNEVFTLADRVTVLRDGRFVASAPRREIEPGQVVRWMVGREIATFDVEASEAQGPPLLEVEGLSLPSPPGSGRPSLRDLRFAVRPGEVVGIAGLLGAGRTELLECLFGASAEPPGGTIRLDGRQVRFEGPSDAIEAGVALVTEDRKTLGLFDQMTVAENISLARLDAMATLGVVNPAEERRAIRESIETLRIKTRSGSAPVVSLSGGNQQKCIIARWLLTEPRLLLLDEPTRGIDVGAKAEIYALIHRLVERGMAILMTSSELPELLAVSTRILVLCEGRLTAELPRSEATEERIMHAATRFLDRAAAS from the coding sequence ATGAACACCGACGACATCGACACCCTGATCCTGGGAGGGCCGGAGGGGACCGTCCCCCGGCTCTGGATGGAGCAGATTGCCAAGCACTTCGGCGGCGTCCATGCACTGGAGGGGGTGACGGTCAAGTCGTACGCCGGGGAGGTCCACGCGATCTGCGGCGAGAACGGCGCGGGCAAGAGCACGTTGATGAAGATCCTGGCCGGCGCCATTGCCGAGTACGAGGGCCGCATCCTGTTCGACGGGAAGCCGGTCCGATTCGACGGGCCGCGCGACGCCGAGGATGCCGGGATCCGGATCATCTACCAGGAATTGAACCTCGTCCCCGAACTCTCCGTCGCCGCGAACATCTTCCTCGGCCGGGAGCGGACCAACCGGCTGGGCCTGCTGGACGACCGGGAGATGGAGCGCCTGGCCGCCGCCCTGTTCGAGCGGCTCGGCACGCCGATCCCGGTCCGGGCCCGGGTGGCCGACCTGAGGATCGGCGACCAGCAGCTCGTCGAGATCGCCAAGGCCCTGGCCTTCGACGCGGCCGTGGTCATCATGGACGAGCCGACCTCGGCCCTCTCCGACGCGGAGGTCGCCCGGCTGTTCCGGGTCATCGGCGACCTGAAGGCGTCGGGGACGATGGTGCTCTACATCTCCCACAAGATGAACGAGGTCTTCACCCTCGCCGACCGGGTCACGGTGCTCCGGGACGGCCGGTTCGTGGCCTCGGCCCCCCGTCGGGAGATCGAGCCGGGGCAGGTCGTCCGCTGGATGGTCGGCCGGGAGATTGCGACCTTCGACGTGGAGGCGAGCGAGGCCCAGGGGCCCCCGCTCCTGGAGGTCGAGGGGCTGTCGCTCCCGAGCCCGCCCGGCAGCGGCCGACCGAGCCTGAGGGACCTCCGCTTCGCCGTGAGGCCGGGGGAGGTGGTGGGGATTGCCGGGCTGCTCGGTGCCGGGCGGACCGAACTGCTCGAGTGCCTCTTCGGCGCCTCCGCCGAGCCCCCGGGCGGCACGATCCGCCTCGACGGCCGGCAGGTCCGCTTCGAAGGCCCCTCGGACGCCATCGAGGCCGGGGTCGCCCTGGTGACCGAGGACCGCAAGACCCTCGGCCTGTTCGACCAGATGACGGTGGCGGAGAACATCAGCCTCGCCCGGCTCGACGCGATGGCGACGCTGGGCGTGGTCAACCCGGCCGAGGAGCGGAGGGCGATCCGGGAGTCGATCGAGACCCTGAGGATCAAGACCCGGTCCGGCTCCGCGCCGGTGGTCAGCCTCTCCGGGGGCAATCAGCAGAAGTGCATCATCGCCCGATGGCTCTTGACCGAGCCCAGGCTGCTGCTGCTCGACGAGCCGACCCGGGGGATCGACGTGGGCGCCAAGGCCGAGATCTACGCCCTCATCCACCGGCTGGTCGAGCGGGGGATGGCGATCCTGATGACCTCCAGCGAGCTGCCGGAGCTGCTCGCCGTCAGCACCCGGATCCTCGTCCTCTGCGAGGGCCGCCTGACCGCCGAGCTCCCCCGCTCGGAGGCGACCGAGGAGCGCATCATGCACGCCGCCACGAGGTTCCTCGACCGGGCGGCGGCCTCCTGA
- a CDS encoding peroxiredoxin family protein, whose protein sequence is MSTRDQVIAIGTLAIGFGTGFAWWRSVAGDPKPRGPMVVSGVLADEEHLVTPEMTRASEQMARRPAPGFRAVDQDGNRVVSSSMFGERPVVLVFIKDGCPCSTSAEPFYARLHDAYGDRAAFLGVIDGDRSVASRWVGDHGTPYPVLADPSLELARDFEARNSAYVALIDRDGEIVSLWPGYSEGILDEIAARLSELTGLPRADVGASEAPELPYSGCPFPVGTGGGPTG, encoded by the coding sequence ATGTCGACGAGGGACCAGGTCATCGCGATCGGCACGCTGGCGATCGGTTTCGGGACGGGCTTCGCCTGGTGGCGGTCCGTGGCCGGCGACCCGAAACCCAGGGGGCCGATGGTCGTGTCCGGAGTCCTGGCCGACGAGGAGCACCTCGTCACCCCCGAGATGACGCGGGCCAGCGAGCAGATGGCCCGCCGCCCCGCACCGGGCTTCCGGGCGGTCGACCAGGACGGGAACCGGGTCGTTTCGTCCTCGATGTTCGGCGAACGGCCCGTGGTCCTCGTCTTCATCAAGGACGGCTGCCCCTGCTCCACCTCGGCCGAGCCGTTCTATGCCCGATTGCACGACGCCTATGGCGATCGGGCCGCGTTCCTCGGCGTGATCGACGGCGACCGATCCGTCGCCTCCCGATGGGTCGGCGACCACGGCACCCCATATCCCGTGCTGGCGGATCCCTCCCTCGAACTCGCCCGGGACTTCGAGGCGAGGAACTCGGCCTACGTCGCCCTGATCGATCGGGACGGCGAGATCGTTTCCCTCTGGCCGGGGTACTCGGAGGGGATCCTGGACGAGATCGCCGCGCGGCTCTCGGAGCTGACCGGCCTCCCCCGGGCCGACGTCGGCGCATCCGAGGCGCCCGAACTGCCCTACTCCGGCTGTCCCTTCCCCGTCGGGACGGGGGGGGGACCGACCGGTTGA
- a CDS encoding sulfotransferase domain-containing protein, translated as MSSPPSPLPNFIIIGAAKCGTTYLASRLNEHPQAFAVTVPKEPHYFTMNFERGLDWYSSLFKDARAAKAIGESSPTYAEWDDDRPARRIADLVPDARIIYAVRNPLERIKSHWMESLMNTGHEQKPFLEAVRSQPYLISSSRYWSQLQRYRRFFPDDRILVLFQEDMKADSAGTLRRCCSFLGIDPDAEIPDLERPANVKEELRRSTPIMSALRSTSRRMLGESVTGRIPPAIKGRIFKVLGAPIPPPRYDEPTRAWVVDRLRDEVVPLLEHCGKPADYWDLGRIG; from the coding sequence ATGAGCAGCCCGCCGAGCCCCCTCCCGAACTTCATCATCATCGGTGCGGCGAAGTGCGGCACCACCTATCTCGCCTCCCGCCTCAACGAGCACCCGCAGGCGTTCGCGGTCACCGTCCCCAAGGAGCCGCACTACTTCACGATGAACTTCGAACGGGGACTCGACTGGTACTCCTCCCTGTTCAAGGACGCCCGAGCCGCGAAGGCCATCGGCGAAAGCTCGCCCACGTACGCCGAGTGGGATGACGACCGGCCCGCCCGACGGATCGCCGATCTGGTCCCGGATGCCCGGATCATCTACGCGGTCCGCAACCCACTGGAGCGGATCAAGTCGCACTGGATGGAGTCGCTCATGAACACCGGCCATGAGCAGAAGCCATTCCTAGAGGCGGTGCGGTCGCAGCCCTACCTGATCAGCTCCAGCCGATACTGGAGCCAACTGCAACGCTACCGTCGATTCTTCCCGGACGACCGGATCCTGGTCCTCTTCCAGGAGGACATGAAGGCCGACTCCGCCGGGACGCTCCGCCGCTGTTGCTCCTTCCTGGGCATCGACCCGGACGCCGAGATCCCCGACCTCGAGCGGCCCGCCAACGTCAAGGAGGAACTCCGGCGTTCCACCCCGATCATGTCCGCCCTGCGCTCGACCAGTCGGAGGATGCTGGGGGAGTCGGTCACCGGTCGCATCCCCCCGGCGATCAAGGGCCGAATCTTCAAGGTCCTGGGGGCCCCGATCCCCCCCCCTCGTTACGACGAGCCGACCAGGGCCTGGGTCGTCGACCGACTCCGGGACGAGGTCGTCCCACTCCTGGAGCACTGCGGCAAGCCCGCCGACTACTGGGACCTCGGACGGATCGGCTGA
- a CDS encoding DUF1559 domain-containing protein: MRRPRPRRAFTLIELLVVIAIIGVLIALLLPAVQSAREAARRAECTNNLKQIGLAMHNYHSSLNCFPVGFLYPDPARVYPGVPLLHYRWSVLAQLSPYLEQASVFNALNMDWPTAPGPAAVLGTPPWTIFPVNTSILATKVKFFLCPSDGAGPSTTLPGGVTSGPSNYHFSTGDGSPNSANPGDAGQKVPANGAFVLGRPQTAATIRDGLSGTVAASEQLIGPGGSTPPSDTRLAAAIGSTPLPNAIPGTAGYDPSGPCGRPTTWRLDLGFGWWDGDYRTNLYNHYLTPNSKLHDCWQASPPHNPAIKAARSFHPGGVNALFADGHVAFVKDTIDPVAWRAVSTRAGGEVVSADAL, from the coding sequence ATGCGACGTCCCCGCCCGAGACGAGCCTTCACGCTGATCGAGCTGCTGGTGGTGATCGCCATCATCGGCGTGCTGATCGCCCTGCTGCTGCCCGCCGTCCAATCCGCCCGCGAGGCGGCACGGCGGGCCGAATGCACGAACAACCTGAAGCAAATCGGGTTGGCGATGCACAACTACCACTCGTCCTTGAACTGCTTCCCGGTCGGCTTCCTCTACCCCGACCCGGCCAGGGTCTATCCGGGAGTCCCGCTCCTCCACTACCGCTGGTCGGTCCTGGCCCAGCTCTCGCCCTACCTGGAACAGGCGTCCGTCTTCAACGCCCTGAACATGGACTGGCCCACCGCACCCGGGCCGGCGGCGGTCCTCGGCACACCGCCGTGGACAATCTTCCCGGTCAACACGTCCATCCTGGCCACGAAGGTGAAGTTCTTCCTCTGCCCCAGCGACGGGGCCGGGCCCTCGACGACCCTGCCGGGCGGCGTCACCTCGGGCCCGTCGAACTACCACTTCAGCACCGGCGACGGCTCGCCCAATAGTGCGAACCCCGGCGACGCGGGCCAGAAGGTCCCGGCCAACGGGGCCTTCGTCCTCGGTCGTCCCCAGACGGCCGCGACCATTCGCGATGGCCTGAGTGGCACGGTTGCCGCCTCCGAACAGCTCATCGGCCCCGGCGGCTCGACCCCGCCGAGTGACACGCGGCTCGCCGCCGCCATCGGCTCGACCCCGCTGCCGAACGCCATCCCGGGGACCGCGGGGTATGACCCCTCAGGCCCGTGCGGTCGTCCCACCACCTGGCGGCTCGACCTGGGATTCGGCTGGTGGGACGGCGACTATCGCACGAACTTGTACAACCACTACCTGACCCCCAACTCCAAGCTCCACGACTGCTGGCAGGCCAGTCCGCCGCACAACCCGGCGATCAAGGCGGCCCGGAGCTTCCACCCCGGCGGCGTCAATGCCCTGTTCGCCGACGGGCACGTCGCCTTCGTCAAGGACACGATCGACCCGGTCGCCTGGCGGGCCGTCTCGACCCGGGCCGGTGGGGAGGTCGTCTCGGCCGACGCGCTCTGA
- a CDS encoding nucleoside 2-deoxyribosyltransferase, with product MRIYLAGPLFTQAERSWNATIARALADGGHDVFLPQSEIQHLDELRAEPVFRLDVDGVRSADLLVAVLDGADPDSGTSFECGLAFALGIPILAVRTDFRAGGDDLTGQRIPSINLMLSQAASAVVHRPSPPTTAERVARDILDAIENLGPPPAPVRRVMSGP from the coding sequence GTGCGCATCTACCTCGCCGGCCCCCTGTTCACCCAGGCCGAACGCTCCTGGAACGCGACGATCGCCCGCGCGCTGGCCGACGGCGGGCACGACGTGTTCCTGCCCCAGTCCGAGATCCAGCATCTCGACGAACTCCGGGCCGAGCCGGTCTTCCGGCTTGACGTCGACGGGGTCCGTTCGGCCGACCTGCTCGTCGCCGTGCTCGACGGGGCCGACCCGGATAGCGGCACCAGCTTCGAATGCGGCCTGGCGTTCGCCCTCGGCATCCCGATCCTCGCGGTCCGGACCGACTTCCGCGCCGGCGGCGACGACCTGACCGGCCAACGGATCCCGTCGATCAACCTGATGCTCTCGCAGGCCGCATCGGCGGTCGTCCACCGGCCCTCCCCCCCGACGACGGCCGAGCGGGTCGCCCGGGACATCCTCGACGCGATCGAAAACCTCGGCCCCCCCCCTGCCCCGGTCCGGAGGGTCATGTCAGGGCCTTGA